One genomic window of Thermococcus indicus includes the following:
- a CDS encoding dipeptidyl-peptidase 5, with translation MAKGLSEKDLEKFKLVGNIDAFRRKLVFQVTEISVEKDDYFSRIYLYDGRKVKPFTSGKKDGNPRFSPDGKLIAFTSKRDKESKEAELYVIPTDGGEARLLTKFKYGIKNLRFTEDGKSIAVVTPIDVEKKPKDDVHVIKEIPFWFNGVGWVYGKRSVVYLVDLETGRKRRITPKNLDVSQIRFYEGKLYFIAQEDRERKPMVSDLHVLEGRKAKRLTPGEWSVQDFIPLDDGTFILKANTRERGIPTNTHIYHYSPETGEMRKLTAELDRAAYNSLNCDVRGSQRAELVFKDGWVYYVATDGPRANLFRVNLKGKIERVIGGDRSVESFAIGDHIAFTAQDAVTPTELYMLKDGKEKKLTDFNGWIKDYPLSKPEQFKVKASDGVEIDSWIMKPVDFEPGKKYPAVLEIHGGPKTAYGYSFMHEFHVLTAKGFVVIFSNPRGSDGYGEDFADIREHYGERDYQDLMEVVDEALKRFDFIDGERIGVTGGSYGGFMTNWIVGHTKRFKAAVTQRSISNWVSFFGTTDIGYFFAPDQIGGDPWSNTEGYWEKSPLKYAPNVETPLLIIHSMEDYRCWLPEALQFYTALKYLGKTVELALFPGENHDLSRGGKPKHRVKRLELIAGWFKRWLKG, from the coding sequence ATGGCGAAAGGCCTGAGCGAGAAAGACCTCGAAAAGTTCAAGCTCGTCGGGAACATCGACGCCTTCAGGAGAAAGCTCGTTTTCCAGGTAACGGAGATAAGCGTTGAAAAGGACGACTACTTCTCAAGGATCTACCTCTACGACGGCAGAAAGGTTAAGCCCTTCACCTCCGGAAAGAAGGACGGAAACCCGCGCTTCTCTCCGGACGGGAAGCTGATAGCCTTCACCTCAAAGCGCGATAAGGAGAGCAAGGAGGCCGAGCTGTACGTTATTCCAACCGACGGCGGCGAGGCGAGGCTTCTGACCAAGTTCAAGTACGGAATCAAGAACCTCCGCTTCACAGAGGACGGGAAGAGCATAGCGGTCGTTACGCCAATAGACGTTGAGAAGAAGCCGAAGGACGACGTCCACGTCATCAAGGAAATTCCTTTCTGGTTCAACGGCGTCGGCTGGGTCTACGGGAAGAGGAGCGTGGTCTATCTCGTTGACCTTGAGACCGGCAGGAAGAGGCGCATAACGCCGAAGAACCTCGACGTCTCGCAGATTAGGTTCTATGAAGGAAAGCTTTACTTCATAGCTCAAGAAGACCGCGAGAGGAAGCCGATGGTAAGCGACCTCCACGTCCTTGAGGGCAGGAAGGCGAAGCGCCTGACCCCTGGGGAGTGGAGCGTTCAGGACTTCATACCCCTCGACGATGGAACCTTCATCCTCAAGGCCAACACCCGCGAGCGCGGGATTCCGACGAACACCCACATCTACCACTACAGCCCAGAGACGGGCGAGATGAGGAAGCTCACCGCGGAACTCGACAGGGCTGCATACAACTCCCTAAACTGCGACGTCCGTGGCTCTCAAAGGGCCGAGCTGGTTTTCAAAGACGGCTGGGTTTATTACGTGGCAACGGACGGCCCGAGGGCGAACCTCTTTAGGGTAAACCTTAAAGGCAAAATCGAGCGTGTCATCGGTGGCGACAGGAGCGTCGAGAGTTTCGCGATAGGCGACCACATAGCCTTCACCGCCCAGGACGCGGTCACTCCGACGGAGCTCTACATGCTGAAGGACGGAAAGGAGAAAAAGCTTACCGACTTCAACGGCTGGATTAAAGACTACCCCCTCTCGAAGCCGGAGCAATTCAAGGTCAAGGCGAGCGACGGCGTTGAGATAGACTCATGGATAATGAAGCCCGTTGATTTCGAGCCTGGGAAGAAGTATCCCGCTGTTTTGGAGATTCACGGGGGGCCAAAGACTGCCTACGGCTACTCCTTCATGCATGAGTTCCACGTTCTTACTGCCAAAGGCTTCGTCGTGATATTCTCCAACCCGCGCGGTAGCGACGGCTACGGCGAGGACTTCGCAGACATAAGGGAGCACTACGGGGAGAGAGATTACCAGGACCTGATGGAGGTCGTTGACGAGGCGCTGAAGCGCTTCGACTTCATTGACGGGGAGAGGATAGGAGTTACCGGCGGTTCCTACGGCGGCTTCATGACCAACTGGATAGTCGGACACACGAAGCGCTTCAAAGCGGCGGTAACCCAGAGGTCGATCTCCAACTGGGTGAGCTTCTTCGGGACGACGGATATCGGCTATTTCTTCGCCCCGGACCAGATAGGCGGCGACCCCTGGAGCAACACTGAAGGCTACTGGGAGAAGAGCCCGCTGAAGTACGCGCCGAACGTTGAAACGCCTCTGCTGATAATCCACAGCATGGAGGACTACCGCTGCTGGCTTCCGGAGGCTCTCCAGTTCTACACGGCGCTCAAATACCTCGGCAAGACCGTTGAGCTGGCGCTCTTCCCCGGCGAGAACCACGACCTCAGCAGGGGCGGAAAGCCGAAGCACAGGGTCAAACGCTTGGAGCTGATTGCCGGGTGGTTTAAGAGGTGGTTGAAGGGGTGA